A single window of Theropithecus gelada isolate Dixy chromosome 9, Tgel_1.0, whole genome shotgun sequence DNA harbors:
- the LOC112631796 gene encoding LOW QUALITY PROTEIN: membrane transport protein XK-like (The sequence of the model RefSeq protein was modified relative to this genomic sequence to represent the inferred CDS: inserted 2 bases in 1 codon): protein MCQRLGKKASQVAGIQLTQSDVPTGLDLTSITGECLIHPQLPVFQDFPKFTGLLMNISLLSIVYGALRCNILAIKIKYDEYEVKVKPLAYVCIFLWRSFEIATRVVVLVLFTSVLKTWVVVIILINFFSFFLYPWILFWCSGSPFPENIEKALSRVGTTIVLCFLTXYTGINMFCWSAVQLKIDSPDLISKSHNWYQLLVYYMMRFIENAILLLLWYLFKTDIYMYVCAPLLVLQLLVGYCTAILFMLVFYQFFHPCKKLFSSSVSEGFQRWLRCFCWACRRQKPCEPIGKSDLQSSRDRDETPSSSKTSPEPSQFLNAENLCSA from the exons GCTTCACAGGTAGCTGGCATTCAGCTAACCCAATCTGATGTGCCAACAGGATTAGATTTAACATCGATAACTGGTGAATGTCTCATCCACCCACAGCTTCCTGTATTTCAGGATTTTCCAAAATTCACAG GTCTCCTCATGAACATATCCCTGTTGTCCATTGTGTATGGAGCCTTGCGCTGCAACATCCTAGCCATCAAAATCAAGTACGATGAGTATGAAGTCAAAGTGAAGCCTCTGGCCTATGTCTGTATCTTCCTGTGGAGGAGCTTTGAGATTGCCACTCGAGTTGTAGTCCTGGTCCTCTTTACCTCCGTCCTGAAGACCTGGGTGGTGGTTATAATACTCATCaacttcttcagtttcttcttgtaCCCCTGGATCCTCTTCTGGTGCAGTGGTTCCCCATTCCCTGAGAACATAGAGAAGGCCCTCAGTCGGGTGGGCACCACCATTGTACTATGCTTTCTAAC TTATACTGGTATCAACATGTTCTGCTGGTCTGCTGTACAGCTGAAAATTGACAGCCCTGACCTCATCAGCAAGTCCCATAATTGGTACCAGCTACTGGTGTATTACATGATGAGATTCATTGAGAatgccatcctcctcctcctgtggTATCTTTTCAAGACTGAcatctatatgtatgtgtgcgcACCTCTGTTGGTCCTGCAGCTGCTCGTTGGGTACTGCACAGCCATTCTCTTCATGCTTGTATTCTATCAGTTCTTCCACCCTTGCAAAAAGCTCTTTTCCTCCAGTGTTTCTGAAGGCTTTCAGAGGTGGCTCAGGTGTTTTTGCTGGGCCTGCAGGCGGCAAAAACCCTGTGAGCCAATAGGAAAGTCAGATCTACAGTCATCCAGAGATAGAGATGAGACACCTTCTAGCAGTAAAACAAGTCCTGAGCCTAGTCAGTTCTTGAATGCTGAAAATCTTTGCTCTGCTTAA